In one window of Microbacterium sp. PM5 DNA:
- the nadC gene encoding carboxylating nicotinate-nucleotide diphosphorylase produces the protein MLTPRQIERVVIAALEEDAPWGDVTSEYLIPADAAATADLVAREPGVFSGGDVFAAAFTLTDADITVDLAVSDGAAFGAGDVLATVSGPARGVLTAERVGLNLVQRMSGIATLTARYVDAVAGSGARIADTRKTTPGLRALERHAVRSGGGHNHRYSLSDAVMAKDNHLAVLTADGGDLTGALRRALAALPHTTHVEVEVDRLEQIEPVLAAGDGTARVGTIMLDNFTLDDLRAGVALVAGRATVEASGGVSLRTVADIAATGVDVISVGALTHSARALDLGLDARVSGADVGA, from the coding sequence ATGCTGACTCCACGCCAGATCGAGCGCGTGGTCATCGCCGCCCTCGAGGAGGACGCGCCGTGGGGCGACGTCACCAGCGAGTATCTGATCCCGGCGGATGCCGCCGCCACGGCCGACCTGGTCGCGCGCGAGCCCGGTGTCTTCAGCGGCGGCGACGTGTTCGCGGCAGCGTTCACCCTCACCGACGCGGACATCACCGTCGATCTGGCCGTTTCCGATGGCGCCGCTTTCGGAGCGGGTGATGTGCTCGCGACCGTCAGCGGGCCGGCACGAGGCGTGCTGACGGCTGAACGGGTGGGCCTCAACCTCGTGCAGCGCATGAGCGGCATCGCCACGCTCACCGCCCGCTACGTCGACGCGGTCGCAGGCAGCGGCGCGCGCATCGCGGACACGCGCAAGACCACTCCGGGATTGCGGGCACTGGAACGTCACGCCGTCCGCAGCGGCGGCGGCCACAACCACCGCTATTCGCTGTCGGACGCGGTGATGGCCAAGGACAACCATCTCGCGGTGCTGACCGCCGACGGCGGTGATCTGACGGGCGCGCTGCGCCGTGCGCTGGCGGCGCTCCCCCACACGACGCATGTCGAGGTGGAGGTCGATCGACTGGAGCAGATCGAACCCGTCCTCGCCGCCGGCGACGGCACCGCGCGTGTCGGCACGATCATGCTCGACAACTTCACCCTCGACGACCTCCGCGCGGGCGTCGCGCTCGTCGCCGGACGCGCCACCGTCGAGGCGTCGGGCGGAGTGAGTCTGCGCACCGTGGCCGACATCGCCGCCACCGGTGTCGATGTGATCTCGGTGGGCGCCCTGACGCACTCCGCACGCGCGCTCGACCTCGGCCTGGACGCGCGCGTGTCGGGCGCCGACGTCGGAGCCTGA
- a CDS encoding NUDIX domain-containing protein gives MTRTSSPTDTIRVAVSTVIFSLRRDESGRLAVVLPLVRRTRDPHDGLWALPGGWLDAAENLEAAASRTLAETTGLAPSYLEQLYAFGDVGRAPGRVVSIVYWALLREGAQLPEDAHNVRWFDAAHLPALAFDHNHIVDYALWRLRNKVGYSRIAHGLLPELFTLSDLREVYEAILERDLDPANFRRQVENSATLIPTDAFRTGSHRPARLYRYNHDVELADRGPLPPDPDRDGGAASAPSALPEEVTI, from the coding sequence ATGACAAGAACAAGTTCCCCGACCGACACGATTCGCGTCGCCGTCTCGACGGTCATCTTCAGCCTGCGCCGCGACGAGTCGGGACGGCTCGCCGTCGTCCTGCCGCTGGTGCGTCGCACGCGCGACCCGCACGACGGTCTCTGGGCGCTTCCGGGTGGCTGGCTCGATGCCGCGGAGAACCTGGAGGCAGCCGCGTCGCGGACCCTCGCCGAGACGACCGGACTGGCTCCGAGCTACCTCGAACAGCTCTACGCGTTCGGCGACGTCGGCCGCGCGCCCGGGCGCGTCGTGTCCATCGTCTACTGGGCACTGCTGCGCGAAGGCGCGCAGCTGCCCGAGGACGCCCACAACGTGAGGTGGTTCGACGCGGCGCACCTGCCGGCCCTCGCGTTCGACCACAACCACATCGTCGACTACGCGCTGTGGCGGCTGCGCAACAAGGTCGGCTACAGCCGGATCGCGCACGGGCTGCTGCCGGAGCTGTTCACCTTGTCGGATCTGCGCGAGGTGTACGAGGCGATCCTCGAACGTGATCTGGACCCCGCCAACTTCCGCCGTCAGGTGGAGAACTCGGCGACGCTGATCCCCACCGACGCGTTTCGCACCGGCAGCCACCGCCCCGCACGTCTGTATCGCTACAACCACGATGTGGAGCTCGCCGACCGCGGGCCCCTGCCACCCGACCCGGACCGCGACGGCGGCGCCGCGTCCGCACCATCCGCCCTTCCCGAAGAGGTCACGATATGA
- a CDS encoding cysteine desulfurase family protein — MFYLDHAATTPVRPEVREAMLPFLGDRFGNPSSHHTVGEAAASVLSDARRRVAAVFGMRPADIVFTSGGTEADNLAVKGITIGTALHRGTGRDAPVHVITTPIEHEAVLASCEYLERVHGARITHLPVDATGLVAAADVAAALRRETALVSIGYANNEIGTVQDLDAIATVTRAAGVALHVDAVQAAGWLPLAGTGADAISVAGHKIGAPPGIGVLALRGRVPLEPLLHGGGQERERRSGTENVAGAVAIATALEIAERERVAAAARVGALRDRFIARVLGLVASSRLTGHATRRLPSVASFTFAGTSGESVLLELERRGVISSSGSACAAGSDEPSHVLLALGVCPELAQTAVRFSLSHDFGVGDEERATAILDVAADAVAASVAAVRSGP; from the coding sequence GTGTTCTATCTCGATCACGCTGCCACCACGCCGGTGCGTCCGGAAGTGCGGGAGGCGATGCTGCCCTTCCTCGGCGATCGTTTCGGCAACCCGTCCAGCCACCACACGGTCGGCGAAGCCGCGGCATCCGTGCTCTCCGATGCGCGGCGGCGCGTCGCCGCCGTCTTCGGCATGCGCCCCGCCGACATCGTCTTCACCTCGGGCGGCACCGAGGCCGACAACCTGGCGGTGAAGGGGATCACGATCGGCACGGCGTTGCATCGCGGCACAGGACGAGACGCGCCCGTGCACGTGATCACGACACCTATCGAGCATGAGGCGGTCCTCGCCTCCTGCGAATACCTCGAGCGTGTGCACGGCGCACGCATCACCCACCTGCCGGTCGATGCGACGGGTCTCGTCGCGGCCGCCGACGTCGCCGCGGCGCTTCGGCGCGAGACCGCGCTCGTGTCGATCGGCTATGCGAACAACGAGATCGGCACGGTCCAGGATCTCGACGCGATCGCGACGGTGACGCGCGCAGCCGGTGTGGCGCTGCACGTCGATGCGGTACAGGCTGCGGGCTGGCTGCCGCTCGCCGGCACGGGCGCCGATGCGATCTCGGTCGCCGGACACAAGATCGGTGCTCCCCCGGGCATCGGTGTGCTTGCGCTCCGAGGCCGCGTGCCTCTGGAGCCGCTGCTGCACGGCGGCGGCCAGGAGCGGGAGCGACGCAGCGGCACCGAGAACGTCGCCGGCGCCGTCGCGATCGCGACAGCACTGGAGATCGCGGAGCGCGAGCGCGTGGCCGCAGCGGCTCGCGTCGGCGCGTTGCGCGATCGGTTCATCGCCCGCGTGCTCGGCCTCGTTGCGTCGTCCCGGCTCACGGGCCACGCCACGCGGCGACTGCCCTCCGTGGCCAGTTTCACCTTCGCGGGAACCAGCGGCGAGTCGGTACTGCTGGAGCTCGAGCGCAGAGGGGTGATCTCCTCCAGCGGCTCCGCGTGCGCCGCCGGCAGCGATGAGCCCTCTCATGTGCTGCTCGCGCTGGGCGTCTGTCCCGAGCTCGCCCAGACCGCGGTGCGCTTCAGTCTGAGCCATGACTTCGGTGTCGGCGACGAAGAGCGGGCCACAGCGATACTCGATGTGGCCGCGGACGCGGTCGCCGCATCGGTGGCGGCGGTACGATCGGGGCCGTGA
- a CDS encoding ABC transporter ATP-binding protein yields MGGMGPGGRPAAFRGVDEGAQRRRNAEAPVIPNLGARVVALFRPYRVRILVTAVMVVVGAAIGVVPPLIVQRIFDDALFPTDGAPPDLALLLRLVLTMIGLFLFSAVLGVTQTWLTSTVGNRVTGDLRVRLFDHLQAMELGFFTRTKTGVIQSRLQNDVGGVSDVLTNTVTSILGNTVTVISALVAMILIDWRLTVIAVIMMPALVLVQRRVGQVRARIAGQTQESLSELTSITQETLSVSGILLSKAFNRQRAESERYRAENLNQVRLQVRRAMSGQGFFAVVQVIMASVPAVIYLVSGYLIAGGTGAITAGTVVAFTTVQARLLQPLMGLMRVALDLQTSRALFARIFEYLDLTPAIVDAPGAIEVGRAPGPIGRVEFRDVVFRYPDAAGDARPTLDGVSFVAEPGQHIAFVGPSGAGKTTIVYLAPRLYEASEGAVVFAGRDVRGLTQESIVENVGIVSQETYLFHATIADNLRYAKPDASDEELVAACTAANIHHAIANFEHGYDTVVGERGYRLSGGEKQRIAIARVLLKDPPVLLLDEATSALDTVSERVVQEALDNVARGRTTISIAHRLSTVVGADVIHVVEAGRIVESGTHAELLAQGGLYAELALEQMAAATIEGLEAQAREQA; encoded by the coding sequence ATGGGCGGTATGGGCCCGGGCGGGCGTCCGGCGGCCTTTCGCGGTGTCGACGAGGGGGCCCAACGACGACGGAATGCCGAGGCCCCGGTCATCCCGAACCTCGGCGCTCGGGTCGTCGCCCTGTTCCGCCCCTACCGCGTGCGCATCCTGGTGACGGCGGTGATGGTCGTCGTCGGCGCGGCGATCGGCGTCGTACCGCCCCTCATCGTGCAGCGGATCTTCGACGACGCGCTCTTTCCCACCGACGGTGCGCCGCCGGATCTCGCGCTTCTGCTGCGCTTGGTGCTCACGATGATCGGACTGTTCCTGTTCTCCGCCGTGCTCGGCGTCACGCAGACCTGGCTCACCTCGACGGTCGGGAATCGTGTCACCGGAGACCTGCGGGTTCGCTTGTTCGATCACCTGCAGGCGATGGAGCTGGGTTTTTTCACCCGCACGAAGACCGGGGTCATCCAGTCGCGGCTGCAGAACGACGTCGGCGGCGTCTCGGACGTCCTGACCAATACGGTCACCAGCATCCTGGGAAACACGGTCACGGTGATCTCGGCGCTCGTCGCCATGATCCTCATCGATTGGCGGCTGACCGTCATCGCCGTCATCATGATGCCCGCGCTCGTGCTGGTGCAGAGGCGCGTGGGCCAGGTGCGGGCGCGCATCGCGGGTCAGACGCAGGAGTCGCTCAGCGAGTTGACCAGCATCACCCAGGAGACGCTGTCGGTGAGCGGCATCCTCCTGTCCAAGGCTTTCAACCGCCAGCGAGCGGAGTCGGAGCGCTACCGCGCTGAGAACCTCAACCAGGTCCGTCTGCAGGTGCGACGAGCCATGAGCGGCCAGGGCTTCTTCGCTGTCGTGCAGGTCATCATGGCGTCGGTGCCGGCGGTCATCTATCTGGTGTCGGGCTATCTCATCGCGGGCGGAACCGGCGCGATCACAGCCGGTACGGTCGTGGCGTTCACCACAGTGCAGGCGCGCCTGCTCCAGCCGCTGATGGGGCTGATGCGCGTCGCGCTGGATCTGCAGACCTCGCGGGCCCTGTTCGCGCGCATCTTCGAGTACCTGGACTTGACGCCGGCGATCGTCGACGCTCCCGGCGCGATCGAGGTGGGGCGCGCTCCCGGGCCGATCGGACGGGTCGAGTTCCGCGATGTCGTATTCCGCTACCCGGATGCCGCGGGTGACGCCCGCCCGACGCTCGACGGGGTCTCGTTCGTCGCCGAGCCCGGCCAGCACATCGCCTTCGTGGGGCCGTCCGGCGCGGGCAAGACCACCATCGTCTACCTGGCTCCCCGCCTCTACGAGGCGTCCGAGGGTGCGGTCGTCTTCGCCGGCCGGGACGTGCGCGGGCTCACTCAGGAATCGATCGTGGAGAACGTCGGGATCGTTTCCCAGGAGACGTACTTGTTCCACGCCACCATCGCCGACAACCTCCGCTATGCGAAGCCGGATGCCAGCGACGAGGAGCTCGTAGCGGCGTGCACGGCGGCGAACATCCACCACGCGATCGCGAACTTCGAGCACGGCTATGACACGGTCGTCGGCGAACGCGGCTATCGGCTCTCGGGCGGCGAGAAGCAGCGCATCGCGATCGCCCGCGTTCTGCTGAAGGACCCGCCGGTGCTGCTGCTGGACGAGGCCACGTCGGCTCTGGACACCGTGTCGGAACGGGTCGTGCAGGAAGCGCTGGACAATGTGGCGCGGGGGCGCACGACCATCTCCATCGCACACCGGCTGTCCACCGTCGTCGGTGCCGATGTCATCCATGTCGTCGAAGCGGGGCGCATCGTGGAGTCGGGAACCCATGCCGAACTCCTCGCCCAGGGCGGGCTCTATGCGGAGCTGGCCCTCGAGCAGATGGCGGCTGCGACGATCGAGGGCCTGGAGGCACAGGCGCGGGAACAGGCCTGA
- a CDS encoding glycosyltransferase family 2 protein — translation MSTPVVTVIVPGRDVVAYAHEAVDSLRAQTLTRWRAILVDDGSLDATAEVFAEAAASDDRFHVVTHPVARGLSAARNTGLDLVETPFVGFLDADDVLTPRALERFVDTLTRSGSDVVVGAYVRLRADEAGVYRPGPVQPWVRAATDPPRLATTLAAHPQVSGNIVAWSKLSRVELWRRTGLRFPEGKLYEDQLVAQRLYTAARAIDVIPDVVVHWRERADGSSITQNKNLLPVLVDYLDALSGGIAVLDGAGQRAAVRARIRLILEMDVPPLVRIAQDSPDDAYRRTLGAFIRVLHDRADAESIELDHAAARLRSAAELW, via the coding sequence GTGAGCACACCCGTCGTGACCGTCATCGTCCCCGGACGCGATGTCGTCGCTTACGCGCACGAGGCCGTCGACTCCCTCCGCGCCCAGACGCTCACGAGATGGCGCGCCATCTTGGTCGACGACGGTTCCCTCGACGCGACCGCAGAGGTCTTCGCGGAGGCAGCGGCATCCGACGATCGCTTCCACGTGGTCACCCATCCCGTCGCGCGTGGACTGTCAGCCGCCCGCAACACCGGACTGGATCTCGTCGAGACACCGTTCGTCGGATTCCTGGATGCCGACGATGTGCTCACCCCGCGCGCACTGGAGCGCTTCGTCGACACGCTGACACGATCGGGCAGCGATGTCGTCGTGGGCGCGTATGTCCGGCTGCGCGCCGACGAGGCGGGCGTCTACCGTCCCGGTCCCGTGCAGCCGTGGGTTCGCGCGGCCACCGATCCGCCACGTCTCGCGACGACGCTGGCGGCGCATCCCCAGGTTTCCGGCAACATCGTGGCGTGGTCGAAGCTCAGCCGGGTGGAGTTGTGGCGGCGGACAGGCCTGCGCTTTCCCGAGGGCAAGCTCTACGAAGATCAGCTGGTCGCGCAACGCCTGTACACGGCCGCGCGCGCCATCGACGTCATCCCCGACGTCGTCGTCCACTGGCGCGAGCGTGCCGATGGCTCATCGATCACGCAGAACAAGAATCTGCTCCCCGTGCTCGTGGACTATCTCGACGCCCTCAGCGGAGGCATCGCCGTGCTCGACGGCGCCGGCCAGCGCGCCGCCGTCCGTGCCCGCATCCGTCTCATTCTGGAGATGGATGTCCCTCCGCTCGTCCGCATCGCGCAGGACAGTCCCGACGACGCGTACCGCCGCACGCTCGGCGCGTTCATCCGCGTGCTCCATGATCGCGCGGATGCCGAGTCCATCGAACTCGACCACGCCGCGGCACGGTTGCGCAGCGCGGCAGAACTGTGGTGA
- the nadB gene encoding L-aspartate oxidase, with the protein MSADAPDVVVVGSGIAGLTAALHAAASGCRVTLVTKDVLEHANTRYAQGGIAGVMFDDDSVAAHEHDTLVAGAGLSDPAAVRVLVTEGPERIRELIALGVAFDRGSDGALVKGLEAAHSYPRVLHAGGDATGSVIEKALVARVRTSGARVIEHAFLVDLILDGDGRAAGVDLLIGDARREQIPADAVVLATGGIGQLYAHTTNPAVATGDGIAAAVRAGANVCDLEFVQFHPTVLSVDGAEPFLVSEAVRGEGAVLRDQEGRRFMLDIHPDAELAPRDVVARAIAAVMDEQGGEPVLLDATGLGLEAAGTGSARKKAAAFLRRRFPTIDAAVRERGLDWSQEAIPVTPAAHYLMGGVATDLYGRTSVPRLYAVGEVARTGVHGANRLASNSLLEGAVFGARAGDAIVGDTDSATWPVVGGSRATTAVVGDPSTADATPWHRTALQMLMWEHAGLVRDAAGLRHAASVIDGWRAAQHPPHREADFEDANLLLVAACLVDAALARTASVGAHARRDDMHTGSPSVPALPELQASAC; encoded by the coding sequence GTGAGCGCGGACGCACCTGACGTCGTCGTGGTCGGCTCGGGGATCGCGGGCCTCACTGCGGCGCTGCACGCCGCCGCCTCCGGATGCCGCGTGACGCTCGTCACGAAAGACGTGCTCGAACACGCCAACACGCGGTACGCCCAAGGCGGTATCGCCGGCGTCATGTTCGACGACGACAGCGTCGCCGCACACGAACACGACACGCTCGTCGCGGGCGCGGGGCTCAGCGACCCCGCCGCCGTCCGCGTCCTGGTGACCGAGGGGCCCGAGCGCATCCGCGAGCTCATCGCGCTCGGCGTCGCCTTCGACCGCGGCAGTGACGGCGCTCTCGTCAAGGGGCTCGAGGCGGCACACTCCTACCCGCGGGTGCTGCACGCCGGGGGTGACGCGACCGGGAGCGTGATCGAGAAGGCGCTCGTCGCGCGCGTGCGCACGAGCGGGGCCCGTGTCATCGAGCACGCGTTCCTCGTCGATCTCATCCTCGACGGCGACGGGCGCGCGGCCGGCGTCGATCTCCTCATCGGCGATGCGCGGCGCGAACAGATTCCGGCGGATGCCGTCGTGCTGGCGACCGGCGGAATCGGTCAGCTCTACGCGCACACCACCAACCCCGCCGTCGCCACCGGCGACGGCATCGCCGCGGCCGTACGCGCCGGCGCGAATGTGTGCGACCTGGAGTTCGTGCAGTTTCACCCCACCGTCCTGTCGGTCGACGGCGCCGAGCCCTTCCTCGTCTCGGAGGCCGTCCGCGGCGAAGGTGCGGTCTTGCGCGACCAGGAGGGGCGGCGCTTCATGCTCGACATCCACCCCGATGCCGAGCTCGCGCCCCGCGATGTGGTCGCCCGCGCGATCGCCGCGGTGATGGACGAGCAGGGCGGCGAGCCGGTGCTCCTCGACGCGACCGGCCTGGGCCTCGAAGCCGCCGGTACGGGCTCGGCGCGCAAGAAGGCGGCTGCCTTCCTGCGACGCCGCTTCCCGACGATCGACGCCGCCGTGCGCGAACGCGGGCTGGACTGGTCGCAGGAGGCGATTCCGGTGACGCCGGCCGCTCATTACCTCATGGGCGGCGTGGCCACCGACCTGTACGGACGCACGAGCGTCCCGCGACTGTATGCGGTGGGCGAAGTCGCCCGCACCGGCGTGCACGGCGCGAACCGACTCGCCTCCAACTCGCTGCTGGAGGGCGCCGTGTTCGGCGCCCGTGCCGGTGACGCGATCGTGGGCGACACCGACTCCGCAACCTGGCCGGTCGTCGGCGGTTCCCGTGCGACGACGGCCGTCGTCGGCGATCCGAGCACGGCGGATGCGACGCCGTGGCACCGAACGGCGCTGCAGATGCTGATGTGGGAGCACGCCGGACTCGTGCGCGATGCGGCGGGGCTCCGCCATGCCGCATCCGTGATCGACGGCTGGCGGGCCGCGCAGCACCCGCCGCACCGGGAGGCCGACTTCGAGGACGCCAACCTGCTGCTCGTCGCGGCCTGCCTGGTGGATGCCGCGCTCGCGCGGACAGCCTCGGTGGGAGCGCACGCGCGCCGCGACGACATGCACACGGGCTCACCGTCCGTCCCGGCTCTCCCCGAGCTCCAGGCGTCGGCATGCTGA
- the nadA gene encoding quinolinate synthase NadA — protein MSATFLTLQPRPGDEIDPSVDHGIQAIVSGASTAETCNTDLAAGPWDFDARPGYGPGSSMGDVIPTGAPRQGELPAEYRAASEDELHARIRAAKAALGERVVVLGHFYQREEVVTHADYVGDSFQLANAALEHPDAEAIVFCGVHFMAETADLLSRPEQAVILPNLAAGCSMADMASIDDVEECWEQLEDIYGDLTAPDADGLVPVIPVTYMNSSAAIKGFVGRHGGIVCTSSNARTVLEWAFARGRRVLFFPDQHLGRNTAKAMGVPLTQMPMWNPRKPLGGSSESALADARVILWHGFCSVHRRFTVDQIEKARADHPGVRVIVHPECPMAVVDAADEAGSTDYIRKAIAAATEPTTFAIGTEINLVQRLAAQFPQHEIFCLDPVVCPCSTMYRIHPGYLAWVLERLVAGEVVNRITVAADVADPARVALERMLAAKP, from the coding sequence ATGAGCGCCACCTTCCTCACCCTCCAGCCCCGTCCCGGCGACGAGATCGACCCCAGCGTCGACCACGGCATCCAGGCCATCGTCTCGGGTGCCTCGACGGCCGAGACCTGCAACACCGATCTCGCGGCAGGACCGTGGGACTTCGATGCGCGGCCTGGGTACGGCCCCGGCTCGTCGATGGGCGACGTCATCCCCACCGGCGCGCCGCGTCAGGGCGAACTTCCCGCGGAGTACCGCGCGGCATCCGAGGACGAGCTGCACGCACGCATCCGCGCGGCCAAGGCTGCCCTCGGCGAGCGCGTCGTCGTGCTCGGCCACTTCTATCAACGCGAGGAGGTGGTCACGCACGCCGACTACGTCGGAGACTCGTTCCAGCTCGCGAACGCGGCGCTGGAGCACCCCGACGCCGAGGCCATCGTGTTCTGCGGCGTGCACTTCATGGCCGAGACCGCCGATCTCCTCTCCCGCCCGGAGCAGGCCGTGATCCTTCCCAACCTCGCCGCCGGCTGTTCGATGGCGGATATGGCCTCCATCGACGACGTGGAGGAGTGCTGGGAGCAGCTCGAAGACATCTACGGCGACTTGACGGCCCCCGACGCCGACGGCCTCGTCCCGGTGATCCCGGTCACGTACATGAACTCCTCGGCGGCGATCAAGGGGTTCGTGGGCCGACACGGCGGCATCGTCTGCACGTCCTCGAACGCGCGCACCGTGCTCGAATGGGCGTTCGCACGGGGGCGTCGCGTCCTGTTCTTCCCCGATCAGCACCTCGGACGCAACACCGCGAAGGCGATGGGGGTGCCTCTGACGCAGATGCCGATGTGGAATCCCCGCAAGCCGCTCGGCGGATCCAGCGAGAGCGCGCTCGCCGACGCGCGCGTCATCCTCTGGCACGGGTTCTGCTCGGTGCACCGCCGTTTCACCGTCGACCAGATCGAGAAGGCCCGCGCCGATCACCCGGGCGTGCGCGTCATCGTGCACCCCGAGTGCCCGATGGCCGTCGTCGACGCCGCCGACGAGGCCGGCTCCACCGACTACATCCGTAAGGCCATCGCCGCCGCCACCGAGCCGACGACCTTCGCGATCGGCACCGAGATCAACCTCGTGCAGCGACTCGCGGCGCAGTTCCCCCAGCACGAGATCTTCTGCCTCGACCCCGTGGTGTGCCCGTGCTCCACGATGTACCGCATCCACCCCGGCTACCTGGCCTGGGTGCTCGAGCGCCTCGTCGCCGGCGAGGTCGTCAACCGCATCACGGTCGCCGCCGACGTCGCGGACCCGGCGCGCGTCGCCCTCGAGCGGATGCTGGCGGCCAAGCCGTGA
- a CDS encoding MarP family serine protease encodes MSAEVPVLIVDIIAVVALLLALASGLARGFFASLGSVIGMIGGAAAALWLLPLVTPWLSTVVPSGGWRTAALAAAAIGLVVVGTAAGAAIGMAIRRGVDRARLRGLERFLGGVLTTVAATLALVLVSSGLATAGIPYVSSAVASSRVVGALQAITPPPVQDALAQARGALLSDGLPRLEAAIGAIVTPTDPPISLDDPALQNAAASVARVSGTAYACGVSMTGSGFVAASGLVVTNAHVVAGVDTPVVELPGGRAGEGRIVLFDPVADLAVLSIGGLAATPLTIADPAAAGTQAAVQGYPHGGPFTNVSAGILSVSSVPVPDIYDSSVNPREIYALQADVQPGNSGGPLLDAAGDVVGVVFARGADGEGRGYATTTTVLRPELERVTADSPTVPSGRCTR; translated from the coding sequence GTGAGCGCGGAGGTCCCCGTGCTGATCGTCGACATCATCGCCGTCGTGGCGCTGCTTCTCGCCCTCGCGTCGGGTCTGGCGCGCGGCTTCTTCGCCAGCCTCGGCAGCGTCATCGGGATGATCGGCGGCGCGGCCGCCGCTCTCTGGCTGCTGCCTCTGGTGACCCCGTGGCTGTCCACCGTCGTCCCCTCCGGAGGCTGGCGCACCGCTGCGCTCGCCGCCGCCGCGATCGGGCTCGTCGTCGTCGGAACCGCGGCCGGCGCCGCCATCGGAATGGCCATTCGTCGCGGCGTCGACCGCGCGCGACTGCGCGGACTCGAGCGTTTCCTCGGCGGCGTGCTCACCACCGTGGCCGCCACGTTGGCTCTCGTGCTCGTCTCCTCGGGGCTCGCGACCGCGGGCATCCCTTACGTGTCGTCGGCGGTCGCCTCCTCGCGCGTCGTCGGTGCGCTGCAGGCGATCACGCCCCCGCCGGTCCAGGACGCGCTGGCCCAGGCGCGTGGTGCGCTGCTCTCGGACGGCCTGCCGCGGCTGGAGGCGGCGATCGGCGCGATCGTCACCCCCACCGATCCGCCGATCAGCCTCGACGACCCCGCGCTGCAGAACGCTGCGGCATCCGTGGCCCGGGTGAGCGGCACGGCCTACGCGTGCGGGGTCTCGATGACGGGATCGGGCTTCGTGGCCGCGTCGGGACTGGTGGTGACGAATGCCCACGTCGTTGCGGGAGTGGACACGCCCGTCGTGGAACTGCCCGGTGGTCGTGCGGGAGAGGGGCGCATCGTCCTCTTCGATCCGGTGGCCGACCTCGCCGTGCTCTCGATCGGCGGCCTGGCGGCGACCCCGCTCACCATCGCCGACCCCGCTGCCGCCGGAACGCAGGCGGCCGTGCAGGGATACCCGCACGGCGGCCCGTTCACCAACGTGTCGGCGGGGATTCTGTCCGTGTCGTCGGTGCCCGTGCCCGACATCTACGACTCGTCGGTGAATCCGCGGGAGATCTACGCCTTGCAGGCCGACGTCCAGCCGGGAAACTCCGGCGGCCCGCTGCTGGATGCCGCCGGCGACGTCGTCGGCGTGGTCTTCGCCCGCGGCGCGGACGGCGAGGGGCGTGGCTACGCGACCACGACGACCGTGCTGCGCCCGGAGCTGGAACGGGTCACGGCCGACTCGCCGACCGTCCCATCGGGACGCTGCACGCGCTAG